The Spirochaetaceae bacterium genome has a window encoding:
- a CDS encoding antitoxin family protein, which translates to MAMLTVEGVFENGRIRLRDKVALPEQTKVYVVIPEIEPTPLAYTYSPRLVHPEQAHDCP; encoded by the coding sequence ATGGCAATGTTGACCGTTGAAGGCGTCTTCGAAAACGGCCGGATCAGGCTTCGCGACAAGGTGGCGCTACCCGAACAGACGAAAGTATATGTAGTGATTCCCGAAATCGAGCCGACACCGCTAGCCTATACGTACAGCCCACGACTTGTACATCCGGAACAAGCCCATGACTGCCCATGA
- a CDS encoding DUF433 domain-containing protein gives MNERIMIDPSIRHGKPVVRGTRVPVHRIIGSLAGGATRKEICEEYDVVDADVRAALEYAEELVEAEEVFPLPAT, from the coding sequence ATGAATGAACGAATAATGATCGACCCCTCTATCCGTCATGGGAAGCCGGTGGTGCGAGGGACTCGGGTGCCTGTGCATCGAATTATTGGAAGCCTTGCAGGTGGGGCAACGCGGAAAGAGATTTGCGAAGAATATGACGTTGTAGACGCAGATGTACGGGCCGCTCTTGAGTACGCCGAGGAACTCGTCGAAGCAGAAGAGGTTTTTCCTCTACCTGCAACCTGA
- a CDS encoding ABC transporter permease, giving the protein MGAFADFFVRLRREKPLAVVLGSVLLLLIGVALFADVLAPFGPNEVFLMDRLQGSSARYPLGTDQLGRDFASRLIYGARLTLGVGLAATAVNVLVALVVGGVSGFIGGRLDLTVQRLVDAWTSTPGLLILLTVMSVVGRGVLQIIVVLGVLGGIGGSRVVRGAVIAAKEQVYFEAARAVGSSRWRTLLHHLLPNIAPVLIVIYSINIGAVVISEASLSFLGFGLPTTVPSWGGMLSREGREYMEIAPRLAVWPGLCLTVVVYCLNMVGDAVRDLLDPRLRGGSGRLGAYGAQAVSKATLPARPARK; this is encoded by the coding sequence ATGGGCGCGTTCGCCGATTTCTTCGTCCGGCTGCGCCGGGAGAAGCCACTGGCGGTGGTGCTCGGGAGCGTGCTGCTGCTGTTGATCGGGGTGGCGCTGTTCGCCGACGTGCTGGCGCCGTTCGGGCCCAACGAGGTGTTCCTGATGGACCGGCTGCAGGGCTCGTCGGCGCGCTACCCGCTGGGCACCGACCAGTTGGGCCGCGACTTCGCCAGCCGCCTGATCTACGGCGCCCGCCTCACCCTGGGCGTCGGCCTGGCCGCGACGGCCGTCAACGTGCTGGTGGCGCTGGTGGTGGGCGGCGTGTCCGGCTTCATCGGCGGCCGGCTCGACCTGACCGTGCAGCGGCTGGTCGATGCCTGGACGTCGACTCCCGGCCTGCTGATCCTGCTTACGGTGATGTCGGTGGTCGGGCGCGGGGTGCTGCAGATCATCGTGGTGCTGGGGGTGCTGGGCGGCATCGGCGGCTCGCGGGTGGTCCGGGGCGCGGTGATCGCCGCCAAGGAGCAGGTCTACTTCGAGGCGGCGCGGGCGGTCGGCAGCTCGCGCTGGCGCACCCTCTTGCACCACCTGCTGCCCAACATCGCGCCGGTGCTGATCGTGATCTACAGCATCAACATCGGCGCGGTGGTGATCAGCGAGGCGTCGTTGAGCTTCCTGGGGTTCGGCCTGCCGACCACGGTACCGAGTTGGGGCGGCATGCTGAGCCGCGAGGGGCGCGAGTACATGGAGATCGCGCCGCGGCTGGCGGTGTGGCCGGGCCTGTGCCTGACGGTGGTGGTGTACTGCCTGAACATGGTCGGCGACGCGGTCCGCGACCTGCTCGACCCGCGCCTGCGCGGCGGCAGCGGCCGCCTCGGCGCCTACGGCGCACAGGCGGTCAGCAAGGCCACGCTGCCTGCTCGGCCCGCACGCAAGTGA
- a CDS encoding ATP-binding protein, whose translation MTRRRLPIGIQTFRKLREQDCYYVDKTHFIERLLDEGANYFLSRPRRFGKSLFLDTLKELFEGNEPLFRGLHVHDRWDWSECCPVVRLDFAGGSFKEAGSLNEDVMLQLEYLEETAGVPAREVGAPGRFRRLLQALHRRTGQRVAVLVDEYDKPILDALADPEMAVANRDFLRGFYGMIKSSDAHVRFTFVTGVSKFTKVSRPRHFGGSFLGGRTGWATGEAEGAAGGALFSDLNNLTDITLDPVYSSICGYTEGDLDAVFAPELGGVDRERVREWYNGYSWRGADKVYNPYDVLLLLRRREFEAHWFETGTPAFLVDKLFERRVSTVSLDDMVGTAELLSAFDVDQIGTEALLFQTGYLTITTEERLGGKALYRLGYPNREVRQSLNEHLLRHLVQDSDRQTANSIRLARLLEAHDCAGLKELFHAFFASIPYQWYTGNDIADYEGFYASVVYSYFAALGYDIAVEESSSHGRLDMAVRTAGHVYLFEFKVAEMAPPGSALAQLRERRYADKYRATGEPIHLVGVEFSRASRNITAFETADA comes from the coding sequence GTGACCAGGCGCAGACTGCCGATCGGCATACAGACCTTCCGCAAGCTGCGCGAGCAGGACTGCTACTACGTCGACAAGACGCACTTCATCGAACGTCTGCTCGACGAAGGCGCCAATTACTTCCTGTCACGTCCGAGGCGGTTCGGCAAGAGCCTGTTTCTGGACACGCTGAAGGAACTGTTCGAAGGCAACGAACCGCTGTTCCGGGGCCTGCACGTGCACGACCGCTGGGACTGGTCGGAATGCTGCCCGGTGGTGCGGCTGGACTTCGCCGGCGGCAGCTTCAAGGAAGCGGGGAGTCTGAACGAGGACGTGATGCTCCAACTGGAGTACCTGGAAGAGACGGCGGGTGTTCCGGCGCGCGAGGTGGGCGCGCCGGGGCGCTTTCGGCGGCTCCTGCAAGCCCTGCATCGCCGGACCGGGCAGCGGGTCGCCGTGTTGGTGGACGAGTACGACAAGCCGATCCTCGATGCGCTCGCCGATCCGGAGATGGCGGTCGCCAACCGCGACTTCCTGCGCGGCTTTTATGGGATGATCAAGTCGAGCGACGCCCACGTACGGTTCACGTTCGTGACGGGAGTGAGCAAATTCACCAAGGTGAGCCGCCCAAGACACTTCGGTGGAAGTTTCTTGGGCGGCAGGACGGGATGGGCCACCGGCGAAGCCGAAGGCGCCGCCGGTGGGGCGTTGTTCTCGGACTTGAACAACCTCACCGACATCACGCTCGATCCGGTGTACTCGTCGATCTGCGGCTACACGGAGGGCGACCTGGACGCGGTGTTCGCGCCCGAGCTCGGCGGGGTGGACCGGGAGCGGGTGCGCGAGTGGTACAACGGCTATAGCTGGCGCGGCGCCGACAAGGTGTACAACCCCTACGACGTGCTGTTGCTGCTGCGCCGGCGCGAATTTGAAGCGCACTGGTTCGAGACCGGCACGCCCGCGTTCCTGGTCGACAAGCTGTTCGAACGCCGCGTCTCGACGGTGTCGCTGGACGACATGGTCGGTACCGCCGAGTTGCTGTCTGCGTTCGACGTGGATCAGATCGGCACCGAGGCGCTGCTGTTCCAGACCGGCTACCTGACCATCACCACCGAAGAGCGGCTGGGCGGCAAGGCGCTGTACCGGCTCGGTTATCCCAACCGGGAGGTGCGGCAGAGCCTGAACGAGCATCTGCTCCGTCACCTGGTCCAGGATTCGGACCGGCAGACCGCCAACAGCATCCGCCTGGCGCGCCTGCTGGAGGCGCACGACTGCGCCGGCCTGAAGGAGCTGTTCCACGCCTTCTTCGCCAGCATCCCGTACCAGTGGTACACGGGCAACGACATCGCCGACTACGAAGGCTTCTACGCCAGCGTGGTCTACTCCTACTTCGCCGCCCTCGGCTACGACATCGCGGTGGAGGAGTCGAGCAGCCACGGGCGCCTGGACATGGCGGTGCGCACCGCCGGCCACGTGTACCTGTTCGAGTTCAAGGTGGCGGAGATGGCGCCCCCCGGCTCTGCCCTCGCCCAGTTGCGCGAGCGCCGCTACGCCGACAAGTACCGCGCCACCGGCGAGCCGATCCACTTGGTGGGCGTCGAGTTCAGCCGCGCCTCGCGCAACATCACCGCCTTCGAGACCGCCGACGCCTGA
- a CDS encoding ASPIC/UnbV domain-containing protein codes for MRLDTDAGGYQRDMEVTSGHLSSNPPRVHFGLPAGARPRRLTVRWPDGSEDVVDTADGLAADTLLTVTR; via the coding sequence TTGCGGCTGGACACCGATGCCGGCGGCTACCAGCGCGACATGGAGGTGACCAGCGGCCACCTGTCGAGCAACCCGCCCCGCGTCCACTTCGGCTTGCCCGCCGGCGCGCGCCCGAGGCGGCTCACCGTCCGCTGGCCGGACGGGTCCGAGGACGTGGTGGACACCGCGGACGGCTTGGCGGCCGACACGCTGCTGACCGTCACCAGGTAG
- a CDS encoding ABC transporter substrate-binding protein, with the protein MNLSIIAHTFVFVLVLILAATGLWAAAAEEEPAAAMEKEMVLDPTTGEMVTAPEYGGTLTYVFSGDPNRTDAWFGAGAGYLISGVIEKLGIGNWAIDRDVFNFHPLFIPEFAFTGLLAESWSRPDPLTYVFTIRQGVHWHDKAPMNGRELTAKDIEYNFHRYYGLGEFSGAGSTALEEFGREPVESVTATDDWTVVMKLSRPSITFLSDSLNHWGAFINPPEVVEQHGDVNDWQNVVGTGPYELTDFVEGSSFTHTKSPDYWRNDEKYPDNRLPYIDELKALIIKEKATWLAALRSGKVDHLGFIGGSIRSLDDAESLRKTNPEITLHSWDVLARLNPTFNARVESPTNDVRVRQAMQMALDLETINETYLGGAADWQPQGMIGTGVPGYNTPLEEWPEEVRRTYRYDPEGAEALLDEAGYPRGDDGVRFRLPFNLVDPGIRADLGYAELQVAYWSAIGIEAEITTMDTPTGAAMAREHTFEGLLFGLTAGAFDYPPLVPLLTFYSQASWSPPGPQDPEYDALYEATAAATTVEEQQKAAKEADMYIMAKHWVLWGPKAPSYSATQPWVKGYNGEGQVSRQDRSVNIFARLWIDQELKESMGF; encoded by the coding sequence ATGAATCTTTCGATAATTGCACACACCTTCGTGTTTGTGCTCGTGCTCATCCTGGCCGCGACCGGCCTTTGGGCTGCCGCCGCAGAGGAGGAGCCGGCGGCGGCGATGGAGAAGGAGATGGTGCTCGATCCGACCACCGGCGAGATGGTGACCGCGCCCGAGTACGGAGGGACATTGACCTATGTCTTTTCCGGCGATCCGAATCGGACCGACGCCTGGTTCGGGGCTGGTGCGGGCTACCTCATCAGTGGCGTTATCGAGAAGCTCGGCATCGGAAACTGGGCCATAGACAGGGACGTCTTCAACTTCCACCCCCTGTTCATTCCCGAGTTTGCCTTTACCGGGCTGCTGGCGGAAAGCTGGTCGCGGCCCGACCCACTGACGTATGTTTTCACAATCCGCCAGGGTGTTCATTGGCACGACAAGGCGCCGATGAACGGTCGCGAGCTCACCGCCAAGGACATCGAATACAACTTTCACCGCTATTACGGCCTGGGCGAGTTCAGTGGAGCAGGGAGCACCGCTCTTGAAGAATTCGGCAGGGAACCCGTTGAATCGGTAACGGCCACCGACGACTGGACGGTGGTGATGAAGCTGAGCAGGCCAAGCATCACGTTCCTGAGCGATTCCCTCAACCACTGGGGTGCGTTCATCAATCCTCCCGAGGTCGTCGAGCAACACGGTGACGTCAATGATTGGCAGAACGTGGTCGGCACCGGACCCTATGAGCTGACCGACTTTGTCGAGGGCAGTTCCTTCACCCATACGAAGAGCCCCGACTATTGGCGCAACGACGAGAAGTACCCGGACAACCGCCTGCCTTACATCGACGAGTTGAAGGCCCTTATCATCAAGGAAAAGGCAACATGGCTGGCCGCACTGCGCTCCGGGAAGGTGGATCACCTTGGTTTCATTGGCGGCTCGATCAGGTCGCTTGACGACGCCGAGAGCCTGCGCAAGACCAACCCCGAAATCACGCTGCACAGTTGGGATGTTCTGGCGCGTCTGAATCCCACCTTCAACGCGCGCGTGGAGTCGCCCACCAACGACGTCAGGGTGCGCCAGGCCATGCAGATGGCCCTGGACCTCGAGACGATCAACGAAACCTACCTGGGGGGAGCGGCCGACTGGCAGCCTCAGGGGATGATAGGAACGGGCGTCCCCGGCTACAATACGCCACTCGAAGAGTGGCCCGAAGAGGTGCGACGAACCTATCGGTATGACCCGGAAGGTGCGGAGGCATTGCTGGATGAGGCGGGTTACCCGCGGGGCGATGACGGTGTTCGATTCAGGCTTCCCTTCAACCTCGTCGATCCGGGCATCCGAGCCGATCTGGGCTATGCGGAGTTGCAGGTCGCCTACTGGTCCGCCATTGGCATCGAGGCCGAGATCACCACGATGGACACGCCGACCGGCGCCGCCATGGCACGAGAACATACGTTCGAGGGCTTGTTGTTCGGTCTGACCGCCGGCGCCTTCGACTATCCGCCGCTTGTGCCGCTGTTGACGTTTTACTCGCAGGCTTCCTGGAGCCCTCCCGGACCGCAGGACCCGGAGTATGACGCCCTGTATGAGGCCACCGCAGCCGCTACCACCGTCGAGGAGCAGCAGAAGGCGGCCAAGGAGGCTGACATGTACATCATGGCGAAACACTGGGTGCTGTGGGGGCCAAAGGCGCCAAGCTACAGCGCGACCCAGCCCTGGGTGAAGGGTTACAACGGGGAAGGCCAGGTTTCACGGCAGGACCGCTCCGTGAACATCTTCGCCCGCCTCTGGATCGACCAGGAGCTGAAGGAGTCGATGGGCTTCTAG
- a CDS encoding LLM class flavin-dependent oxidoreductase, with translation MSTLRFGWHMPSFPVDGSSGPRFVEQVRASLDRLHPHFESVWVDDHLWPWAGWQPADTPFLECVSTIAHFATVYRDLTFGSFVFCQSYRTPAVLAKTAANLQLLTGGRYVFGIGAGWVEREYHAYDYEFPKPAVRIAQLDEEAQRFSRAGVHRVRSRTRPASTTASLPSIFDSISSRRRNDVSNLSMKEVVA, from the coding sequence ATGAGCACGTTGAGATTCGGCTGGCACATGCCCTCGTTCCCGGTCGACGGCAGCAGCGGGCCGCGGTTCGTGGAGCAGGTTCGGGCTTCCCTGGACCGGCTGCATCCGCACTTCGAATCGGTCTGGGTCGACGACCACCTCTGGCCGTGGGCCGGTTGGCAACCTGCGGACACGCCGTTCCTCGAGTGCGTCAGCACTATCGCCCACTTCGCCACCGTCTATCGGGACCTCACCTTCGGATCGTTCGTGTTCTGTCAGAGCTACCGCACCCCGGCCGTGCTGGCGAAGACGGCGGCCAACCTGCAGTTGCTGACCGGCGGCCGCTACGTGTTCGGCATCGGTGCCGGATGGGTCGAGCGCGAGTACCACGCCTATGACTACGAGTTCCCGAAGCCGGCCGTGCGCATCGCCCAACTGGACGAGGAAGCTCAGCGATTCTCCCGGGCGGGCGTTCACCGTGTTCGAAGTCGGACGCGGCCTGCTTCCACAACTGCTAGTTTGCCCTCAATCTTCGACAGTATTTCTTCCCGTCGGAGGAATGACGTCAGCAACCTTAGTATGAAGGAAGTCGTTGCGTGA
- a CDS encoding AAA family ATPase has translation MVRLDFAGGSFKEPGSLNEDVMLQLEYLEETAGVPAREVGAPGRFRRLLQAMHRQTGQRVVVLVDEYDKPILDALANPEMAVANRDFLRGFYGMMTGRLSWTTNEVGASGRRRSAPCCRHRR, from the coding sequence GTGGTGCGGCTGGACTTCGCCGGCGGCAGCTTCAAGGAACCGGGGAGTCTGAACGAGGACGTGATGCTCCAACTGGAGTACCTGGAAGAGACGGCGGGTGTTCCGGCGCGCGAGGTGGGCGCGCCGGGACGCTTTCGGCGGCTCCTGCAAGCGATGCATCGCCAGACCGGGCAGCGGGTCGTGGTGTTGGTTGACGAGTACGACAAGCCGATCCTCGATGCGCTCGCCAACCCGGAGATGGCAGTGGCCAACCGCGACTTCCTGCGCGGCTTCTATGGGATGATGACAGGCCGTCTCAGTTGGACTACGAATGAGGTTGGCGCGTCGGGCCGGCGGCGGTCCGCGCCATGCTGCCGCCACCGGCGATGA
- a CDS encoding Uma2 family endonuclease, whose amino-acid sequence MASTKAPPNGRYQVTQPRPAQPVQSPAFPGCKQVHLARAEIESFVGRLEYWDAATETAWICDPAMPYHERPTRRLTRLAGQIAGVRGSPIESYGSMDLLLRDPGGEPRRIMQADESVYLHPGRAGPGTKAMVVREDDFPDVVLEVDHTTDVHRGKLALYESWGFPEVWVEVPDAPSPSRPHRRRPGLTIHLLEHGRFRVAAESRAFPGWRAEEIHLALNEPMPSAQTSAVLERVGAALGAREGTGPDDDPLLRSQRRQGYERGRAEGHAEGRADARTRMVRQILRSRGVAVSARFSAATEALATASEEALLAAALGCADEAEFLAALRRSRDPGG is encoded by the coding sequence ATGGCCAGCACCAAAGCACCGCCTAACGGGCGCTACCAGGTAACGCAACCCCGGCCCGCCCAGCCCGTCCAGTCGCCGGCGTTCCCGGGCTGCAAGCAGGTCCACCTGGCGCGCGCCGAGATCGAGAGCTTCGTGGGACGGCTCGAGTATTGGGACGCGGCCACCGAGACCGCCTGGATCTGCGACCCGGCCATGCCCTATCACGAGCGGCCCACCCGTCGCCTGACGCGTCTCGCCGGGCAAATCGCCGGGGTGCGCGGCTCGCCGATCGAATCGTACGGCTCGATGGACCTGCTGCTGCGTGACCCCGGCGGCGAGCCGCGGCGCATCATGCAGGCCGACGAGTCGGTGTACCTGCATCCGGGCCGGGCCGGGCCGGGGACGAAGGCCATGGTGGTCCGCGAGGACGACTTTCCCGACGTGGTGCTGGAGGTGGATCACACCACAGACGTCCACCGCGGCAAGCTCGCGCTGTACGAATCGTGGGGCTTCCCGGAAGTGTGGGTGGAGGTGCCGGATGCGCCGTCGCCGAGCCGGCCGCACCGGCGCCGCCCGGGGCTGACGATTCACCTGCTGGAGCATGGCCGGTTCCGGGTTGCGGCCGAGAGCCGGGCGTTTCCCGGCTGGCGGGCCGAAGAGATTCACCTGGCGCTGAACGAGCCGATGCCGTCGGCGCAGACAAGCGCGGTATTGGAGCGGGTCGGAGCGGCACTGGGCGCGCGCGAAGGCACCGGCCCGGATGACGACCCGCTGCTCCGCTCGCAACGGCGCCAGGGGTACGAGCGCGGCCGTGCGGAAGGCCACGCGGAAGGTCGCGCGGACGCCCGTACACGTATGGTCCGGCAGATCCTGCGGTCACGCGGCGTTGCAGTGTCGGCGAGGTTCTCCGCCGCTACGGAAGCGCTCGCCACGGCGTCCGAGGAGGCGCTGCTGGCGGCGGCGCTTGGCTGCGCGGATGAGGCGGAGTTCCTTGCCGCGCTTCGGCGCTCGCGCGACCCGGGCGGCTGA
- a CDS encoding ABC transporter permease has translation MRAYIIRRLLLLIPTLFILSVLVFLSVRFIPGDVMDAMVLRLGYFDVSVVDREALAKKLGLDVPVWVQYGRWSRDIFVHGTLGNSLMHEVPVAERILARLPVTLELGLLAIFFGLLIALPVGIYSAIRQDTAADYAGRSIAIIGLAMPNFWLGIMVMIYPGIWWSWSPPMELIPFFEDPLGNLGVFLIPSLILGTAMSASTMRMTRTMMLEVLRQDYIRTAWAKGLGERVVVIRHAIKNTLIPVVTLVGLQLPILVGGAVIMENIFNLPGLGRLMLDALRDRDYPVVQGTNLFFGVAVLAINLLIDLVYAVLDPRVRYD, from the coding sequence TTGCGGGCCTATATCATCAGGAGACTGTTGCTGCTCATTCCAACCCTGTTCATATTGAGCGTTCTGGTCTTTCTCTCGGTGCGCTTCATCCCGGGCGACGTCATGGACGCCATGGTGCTGAGGCTGGGCTACTTCGACGTCAGTGTGGTGGACCGGGAAGCGCTGGCCAAGAAGCTGGGACTGGACGTGCCGGTGTGGGTGCAGTACGGACGCTGGTCAAGAGATATTTTCGTGCACGGCACCCTTGGCAACTCATTGATGCACGAGGTGCCGGTAGCGGAGCGGATATTGGCGAGATTGCCGGTAACCCTGGAGCTCGGTCTCCTGGCCATATTCTTCGGCCTCCTGATTGCGCTGCCGGTGGGCATCTACTCTGCCATTCGCCAGGATACCGCGGCTGATTACGCGGGGCGTTCCATCGCCATCATCGGCCTGGCCATGCCGAACTTCTGGCTCGGAATCATGGTCATGATATACCCCGGCATCTGGTGGAGCTGGTCGCCCCCGATGGAGCTGATTCCGTTCTTCGAAGACCCGCTCGGCAATCTCGGCGTATTCCTCATTCCCAGCCTGATTCTGGGCACGGCCATGTCGGCGAGTACGATGCGGATGACGCGCACCATGATGCTGGAGGTGCTTCGCCAGGACTACATCCGCACCGCCTGGGCCAAGGGATTGGGAGAACGGGTCGTGGTGATCAGACACGCCATCAAGAATACCCTGATCCCGGTGGTGACCCTGGTCGGCCTGCAGTTGCCGATCCTGGTGGGCGGCGCCGTGATCATGGAGAACATCTTCAACCTGCCGGGGCTCGGTCGTCTCATGCTCGATGCCCTGCGGGACCGGGACTACCCGGTGGTCCAGGGTACGAACCTGTTCTTCGGCGTCGCGGTTCTGGCCATCAATCTGTTGATCGACCTGGTGTATGCGGTCCTGGATCCGAGGGTGCGGTATGATTGA
- a CDS encoding SDR family NAD(P)-dependent oxidoreductase, with protein sequence MKDYREKVAVITGAGRGIGRGIALRCAREGMKVVVAGFGMEPLTRTAADLEALGAETLIVQTDVSEAEQVENLAAATIEAFGQVDLLVNNAGVAQPGKTLELTLDDWHWVMGVNFYGVLHGLRAFVPRMIERKQPSHVVNVSSLSGVLPAGGSYGVSKHAVLVLTESLYRELAESAPHVKVSVLCPGWVATEFYRVDQSRPERFKGATTEVTDEYRETWRGWLTAGITTDQLARILFDGLEQDQLYIGVQGFREAGQDVGEAVVARAQNIVQETNPPIS encoded by the coding sequence ATGAAGGACTACAGAGAAAAGGTCGCGGTGATCACCGGCGCAGGGCGCGGCATCGGCCGAGGGATAGCCCTCCGCTGTGCCAGGGAGGGGATGAAGGTCGTTGTGGCCGGATTCGGGATGGAACCCCTCACCAGGACCGCCGCCGACCTGGAGGCGCTGGGTGCGGAGACGCTGATCGTCCAGACGGATGTATCCGAGGCAGAACAGGTGGAGAACCTGGCAGCAGCCACGATCGAAGCCTTTGGCCAGGTCGACCTGCTGGTGAACAACGCCGGGGTCGCGCAGCCGGGCAAGACACTGGAGCTCACACTGGACGACTGGCACTGGGTAATGGGGGTCAATTTCTACGGCGTGCTCCATGGCCTGCGTGCATTCGTCCCCCGCATGATCGAACGCAAGCAGCCCAGTCACGTGGTCAATGTCTCATCTCTTTCCGGCGTGCTCCCGGCGGGCGGGTCGTACGGGGTCTCGAAACACGCCGTGCTGGTCCTGACCGAATCGCTGTATCGGGAGTTGGCCGAGTCGGCGCCCCACGTCAAGGTTTCGGTGCTCTGCCCGGGTTGGGTGGCGACCGAGTTTTACCGCGTGGATCAGTCTCGTCCCGAGCGTTTCAAAGGGGCGACGACCGAGGTCACCGACGAGTACCGGGAGACTTGGCGCGGGTGGCTGACCGCGGGGATCACCACCGACCAGCTCGCCCGGATCCTGTTCGACGGCCTGGAGCAAGACCAGTTGTACATCGGCGTCCAGGGCTTCCGGGAAGCGGGCCAGGATGTCGGAGAAGCGGTTGTGGCGCGGGCTCAGAATATCGTCCAGGAGACGAACCCACCCATCTCGTAA
- a CDS encoding ATP-binding protein codes for MTRRRLPIGMQTFREVREQDCYYVDKTAYIERLLHEGKHYFLSRPRRFGKSLFLDTLKELFEGNEPLFKGLHVHDRWNWSERFPVVRLDFAGGSFKEPGSLNEDVMLQLEYLEETAGVPAREVGAPGRLRRLLQTMHRQTGQRVAVLVDEYDKPILDALADPEMAVANRDFLRGFYGMIKSSDAHVRFTFVTGVSKFTKVSLFSDLNNLTDITLDPVYSSICGYTEGDLDAVFAPELGGVDRERVREWYNGYSWRGADKVYNPYDVLLLLRRREFEAHWFETGTPAFLVDKLFERRVSTVSLDDMVGTAELLSAFDVDQIGTEALLFQTGYLTITTEERLGGKALYRLGYPNREVRQSLNEHLLRHLVQDSDRQTANSIRLARLLEAHDCAGLKELFHAFFASIPYQWYTNNDIADYEGFYASVFYSYFAALGYDIAVEESSSHGRLDMAVRTAGHVYLFEFKVAEMAPPGSALAQLRERRYADKYRAAGAPIHLIGVEFSRASRNITAFETADA; via the coding sequence GTGACTAGGCGCAGACTGCCGATCGGCATGCAGACGTTCCGGGAGGTGCGCGAGCAGGACTGCTACTACGTGGACAAGACCGCCTACATCGAGCGACTGCTCCATGAAGGCAAGCACTATTTCCTGTCACGTCCGAGGCGGTTCGGCAAGAGCCTGTTCCTGGACACGCTGAAGGAACTGTTCGAAGGCAACGAACCGCTGTTCAAGGGCCTGCACGTGCACGACCGCTGGAACTGGTCGGAACGCTTCCCGGTGGTGCGGCTGGACTTCGCCGGCGGCAGCTTCAAGGAACCGGGGAGTCTGAACGAGGACGTGATGCTCCAACTGGAGTACCTGGAAGAGACGGCGGGTGTTCCGGCGCGCGAGGTGGGCGCGCCGGGACGCCTTCGGCGACTCCTGCAAACCATGCATCGCCAGACCGGACAGCGGGTCGCCGTGTTGGTTGACGAGTACGACAAGCCGATCCTCGATGCGCTCGCCGATCCGGAGATGGCAGTCGCCAACCGCGACTTCCTGCGCGGCTTCTATGGGATGATCAAGTCGAGCGACGCCCACGTACGGTTCACGTTCGTGACGGGAGTGAGCAAATTTACCAAGGTGAGCTTGTTTTCGGACCTGAACAATCTTACCGACATCACGCTCGATCCGGTGTACTCGTCGATCTGCGGCTACACGGAGGGCGACCTGGACGCGGTGTTCGCGCCCGAGCTCGGCGGGGTGGACCGGGAGCGGGTGCGCGAGTGGTACAACGGCTATAGCTGGCGCGGCGCCGACAAGGTGTACAACCCCTACGACGTGCTGTTGCTGCTGCGCCGGCGCGAATTTGAAGCGCACTGGTTCGAGACCGGCACGCCCGCGTTCCTGGTCGACAAGCTGTTCGAACGCCGCGTCTCGACGGTGTCGCTGGACGACATGGTCGGTACCGCCGAGTTGCTGTCTGCGTTCGACGTGGATCAGATCGGCACCGAGGCGCTGCTGTTCCAGACCGGCTACCTGACCATCACCACCGAAGAGCGGCTGGGCGGCAAGGCGCTGTACCGGCTCGGTTATCCCAACCGGGAGGTGCGGCAGAGCCTGAACGAGCATCTGCTCCGTCACCTGGTCCAGGATTCGGACCGGCAGACCGCCAACAGCATCCGCCTGGCGCGCCTGCTGGAGGCGCACGACTGCGCCGGCCTGAAGGAGCTGTTCCACGCCTTCTTCGCCAGCATCCCGTACCAGTGGTACACCAACAACGACATCGCCGATTATGAGGGCTTCTATGCCAGCGTGTTCTACTCCTACTTCGCCGCGCTCGGCTACGACATCGCGGTGGAGGAGTCGAGCAGCCACGGGCGGCTGGACATGGCGGTGCGCACCGCCGGCCACGTCTACCTGTTCGAGTTCAAGGTGGCCGAGATGGCGCCCCCCGGCTCCGCCCTCGCCCAGCTCCGGGAGCGCCGCTACGCCGACAAGTACCGCGCCGCCGGCGCCCCGATCCACCTCATCGGCGTCGAGTTCAGCCGCGCCAGCCGCAACATCACCGCCTTCGAGACCGCCGACGCCTGA